A region of the Bacillus basilensis genome:
TTGTTCTTGATACTGATAATAAGCAAGCACAACAATTATATATAGATGCAGCACAACAAACTCAAGAAATGTTTAAATGATTGGTATTGTTACTAAATCTAATAATACGGAAATTTGACTGGTATTCAAGTAGATGTATGCCTGTGTTGTCAGTATGGAACCACACATCATGTTCTTTCGGTAACTGAAGGAAGCTATCTATAATTTTTGTAATCACTCCTCCATGGGAAACAATTGCAATTCGTTTGTACTGTTTGCTTCTTTCTCTAACAACTGCAAGGATGTTCTCAGCACGTAATCTAAAGTCTAGTTTACTCTCCCCATTCTGCATTTCACGTAACTCAATTAGATACTCTACAGGGCAGTTAACAGCATTATTCAAAATTTCAGTAGATTGAGTTGCTCTTAATAGAGTACTCGACCAAATCAGTTCTGGAGAGAGTTCCTTTGATATATAACTAGACATTTTTTCAACTTGTTCCAATCCCCTTTTTGTTAACTGTAGATCAGTAGATCCTTTATACCCCTCTTCTAAAAAATCATCTTCGGATTCTCCATGACGAATTAGTAGGATTTGCATCCATTTCACCTCTTTAGATATTTGTCCTTTCTTCTCTAACTTAGACAAACCTGATTGGAATGCTTTAAGTATCCTGAATATGGACGATATATATGGTATGCATCCTCTTTATTTAAATACAGAGCAGTTGAAACAGGGGTTCTCCAACTATTATGGCTACTTGTAGTGAAAAAGTCATATAGACAAATTCAACTGTAAGGATTCTACGCTAAAGAAAATATGTAAATCTTTAGTTCATCACCAAAAGACAGGGTAATATTTGGATAGATGTACACTCCATTCTGAGTGGACACTTAGAATGGAGTGTACTAAAATTGATTTATTTGCAAAATATCAACCCCATGTTACGGTGATGAACCAAATCTTTGCTCCTCATCCATCCCATCTTATTAGGTTCTTTGTAAAAGGAAGTGAAATGCGTATATAATGTATAACCCCAGACAGACGCTTTTTAAAAATGCCCATGGTCTGGGGTGAAATCTA
Encoded here:
- a CDS encoding DUF1657 domain-containing protein gives rise to the protein MTVITKLKQTIAGLKSAQACLEGFVLDTDNKQAQQLYIDAAQQTQEMFK
- a CDS encoding histidine phosphatase family protein, producing the protein MQILLIRHGESEDDFLEEGYKGSTDLQLTKRGLEQVEKMSSYISKELSPELIWSSTLLRATQSTEILNNAVNCPVEYLIELREMQNGESKLDFRLRAENILAVVRERSKQYKRIAIVSHGGVITKIIDSFLQLPKEHDVWFHTDNTGIHLLEYQSNFRIIRFSNNTNHLNIS